A window of the Fusarium poae strain DAOMC 252244 chromosome 3, whole genome shotgun sequence genome harbors these coding sequences:
- a CDS encoding hypothetical protein (TransMembrane:6 (i557-578o584-602i614-639o659-681i702-722o742-762i)), whose amino-acid sequence MPREGTQRVKTGCRTCKTRKIKCDETWPKCKRCTTARRVCDGYDAPPVGSLSWDLLLRAPQPRLIPVTNAREVRCLSFFHHVVAPALSGPFDGSFWTYFVARMTHAEPAARHSVLAISQLFEDYEYSKPSVDRFAIVHYNTAINLLVHGPPPSVDTVLLVCVLFICVEFLRGNRAAAITHAAHGLQLLNAAGQNSRLVGTYNQISVFPTFFVEDDIGSPTNKSGECPIYSSTSEAQYALDNLILRSLEVIRSANPYRLEKMPQRPPQKLFDAQSEIQKDVDAWGKAFNRFQCTRPTADHEDSASLALMTRNGLSNLWLRECLKQDEMCFDDYKDEFIQILAWVRKAADILEARHKKPARFTFETGFSPMLHFLIYKCRYLSLRLEALSLMERLCSERESLWDGSLVHALSRLIIEAEHDIDLSGEFDVNDDVLPPDSKRIRGFMFAGRQDALIWDTSPADVVYFRMWITASPAPTQTKPHQITIAPRQPSTTEAPQGWFTTTKNIATIGGTTDRYYTIPAQTIQIVIPTCVQTHEPDENGYLPPGTCNAHWNYYPSFSAAAVFAVLFAILTGAHIWQAARYKKIFILLSPVWVNAYAYMTLGRMVYYFIPDHSLLGMPAVTLAAIFVGLDIVSFIIQLIGGSLAGPGSPPDEQLKAIHIYMGGIGFQEFFIVIFIILCIVFQRKMHEIQLEKGIKAFIASDWGKLICALYFSLAMISVRIIYRLIEFSGGEGQGNPLVTHEIYFYILEAAPMLLALLAFNIVHPGRVMQGPLSDMPGLFSFIKDKMRGGKGKQLLDDQSDSNVEMGQRYEPTRTANTCITEPSRYG is encoded by the exons ATGCCTCGAGAAGGAACCCAAAGAGTAAAGACGGGTTGTAGAACATGCAA AACGCGAAAGATCAAATGTGACGAAACTTGGCCCAAATGCAAACGGTGCACAACGGCGAGACGTGTCTGCGATGGTTATGATGCTCCTCCTGTTGGTTCTTTATCGtgggatcttcttcttcgggCGCCGCAGCCTCGTTTGATCCCCGTGACGAACGCACGCGAAGTACGCTGCCTATCTTTCTTCCATCATGTCGTGGCACCAGCTCTTTCGGGGCCCTTTGATGGATCCTTCTGGACTTATTTTGTCGCCAGGATGACACATGCTGAGCCTGCGGCGCGACATAGCGTGCTTGCCATCAGCCAGCTCTTTGAAGACTACGAGTATTCGAAACCGTCTGTTGATAGATTCGCCATCGTGCACTACAACACGGCTATTAATTTGCTTGTCCATGGACCTCCGCCATCGGTAGACACTGTTTTGCTGGTGTGTGTGTTGTTTATATGCGTCGAGTTCCTGCGAGGGAATCGTGCAGCAGCCATCACCCATGCAGCACATGGCTTGCAGCTTCTTAATGCGGCTGGTCAGAACTCTCGACTTGTTGGCACATATAACCAAATAAGCGTGTTTCCAACGTtttttgttgaagatgatatTGGGAGCCCTACAAATAAATCCGGCGAATGCCCTATATATTCCAGCACGAGCGAGGCTCAGTACGCGTTGGACAACCTGATTCTAAGATCATTGGAGGTTATTCGATCCGCAAATCCGTATCGTCTGGAAAAGATGCCTCAGAGACCACCACAGAAACTCTTTGATGCACAGAGCGAAATACAAAAGGACGTGGATGCGTGGGGGAAAGCATTCAACAGGTTCCAATGCACAAGACCTACAGCTGACCACGAAGATAGCGCGTCTTTGGCACTTATGACGCGAAACGGACTCAGCAATTTATGGCTCAGAGAATGTCTGAAGCAAGATGAGATGTGTTTCGACGACTATAAAGATGAATTTATTCAGATACTGGCATGGGTACGCAAAGCAGCAGACATACTTGAAGCCCGACACAAAAAGCCAGCAAGGTTTACCTTTGAAACGGGGTTCAGTCCGATGCTCCATTTCCTGATATACAAATGTCGCTATTTATCGCTGCGATTGGAAGCGCTGTCCCTGATGGAGAGGCTCTGTAGTGAAAGGGAATCTTTATGGGATGGATCGCTGGTACACGCCTTGTCACGACTCATTATCGAGGCTGAGCACGACATTGACCTTTCGGGAGAGTTTGATGTCAACGACGACGTATTGCCACCTGACTCAAAGAGAATAAGAGGGTTTATGTTTGCAGGACGCCAAGATGCGTTGATATGGGATACATCACCAGCGGATGTGGTTTATTTCCGAATGTGGA TCACTGCATCTCCAGCACCCACCCAAACTAAACCCCACCAAATTACCATTGCACCCCGTCAGCCCAGCACAACAGAAGCACCACAAGGCTGgttcaccaccaccaaaaacATTGCTACTATCGGCGGTACAACAGATCGATACTATACAATCCCGGCCCAGACCATTCAAATCGTCATTCCAACATGCGTCCAAACACACGAACCTGACGAGAATGGCTACCTTCCTCCAGGAACATGTAATGCCCACTGGAACTACTACCCCAGCTTCTCTGCAGCTGCAGTCTTTGCGGTGCTGTTTGCTATCCTCACAGGTGCCCATATTTGGCAGGCTGCCAGATACAAAAAG ATATTTATTCTCCTTTCTCCAGTTT GGGTTAACGCATATGCTTACATGACACTCGGCCGAATGGTTTACTACTTTATCCCCGACCATTCCCTCCTCGGCATGCCAGCTGTTACTTTAGCCGCCATCTTTGTCGGTCTCGATATTGTATCGTTCATCATTCAGCTCATTGGCGGCAGCTTGGCCGGTCCTGGTTCACCTCCAGATGAACAATTGAAGGCTATACACATTTACATGGGCGGCATTGGTTTTCAAGAGTTCTTTATCGTCATTTTCATCATCCTCTGCATTGTCTTTCAGAGAAAGATGCATGAGATTCAACTTGAGAAGGGTATCAAGGCCTTTATCGCGTCAGATTGGGGCAAACTTATTTGCGCGCTTTACTTTTCTCTCGCCATGATCTCTGTGCGCATCATTTATCGTCTCATTGAGTTCTCTGGTGGTGAGGGTCAGGGTAATCCCCTTGTGACACACGAGATTTACTTCTATATCCTTGAAGCGGCTCCCATGCTTTTGGCTTTATTGGCATTCAACATTGTTCATCCTGGGAGAGTTATGCAGGGTCCTCTTTCTGACATGCCCGGGCTGTTCTCATTTATCAAGGATAAAATGCGAGGCGGAAAGGGGAAGCAGTTGCTGGATGACCAGAGTGACAGCAATGTCGAGATGGGGCAGCGCTACGAGCCGACAAGGACGGCCAACACTTGTATCACGGAGCCGTCGCGGTATGGATGA
- a CDS encoding hypothetical protein (TransMembrane:10 (i102-121o127-146i158-178o190-211i223-244o318-343i355-375o381-402i414-435o447-468i)), translated as MAAQDKKTMADMDTLDAEKQNAAHQEFSAEVLDKKGDGDYSGATAKSDPEEIKLVKKLDRWIMPTLWSMYWLNYLDRNAITLARLNGFEEDLGLKGTEYSTCVSILFVGYILGQIPSNMIITRVRPSWYMGGFMMAWAVVSSLTAVAKDYKGALLTRFFLGVVEAPYYPGALYMLSTFYTRKELATRISILYSGNVLASAFAGLIAAGVFKMDGMSGISGWKWLFIIQGAVTFVVAIVACFTLPDTPLTTRWLTPEQRQLAHDRVLRDTVGEKGDGNPWNGLREAIVDPKVWVFIILQHLHLATNGFKNFFPTIVDTLGFNTTITLVLTCPPFLIAGALSILWAKSSGHFNESTWHITISKIVATFGFVLGCATLNTGARYFAMCVFTIGTYGVNSILLAWVGNTCGQTKEKKASALALANVSATLSLIWTPYLWPKSEAPRYVLPLSSSAGFAVACIAGVWLMRWMLVRANRKIRQTDSEATLFYAY; from the exons ATGGCAGCCCAAGACAAAAAGACCATGGCTGATATGGATACTCTGGACGCGGAGAAGCAGAATGCAGCCCACCAGGAGTTTTCTGCTGAAGTCCTTGACAAGAAGGGCGATGGAGACTATTCTGGTGCTACAGCAAAGTCTGACCCTGAGGAAATCAAGCTGGTTAAAAAGTTGGATCGATGGATCATG CCAACTCTTTGGTCAATGTATTGGCTCAACTACCTTGACCGCAACGCCATCACTCTCGCCCGTCTCAATGGCTTCGAGGAAGACCTTGGCCTAAAAGGAACCGAGTACAGCACCTGCGTTTCAATCCTCTTTGTCGGTTACATCCTGGGCCAGATTCCCAGCAACATGATCATCACCCGCGTACGACCCTCATGGTACATGGGCGGCTTCATGATGGCATGGGCTGTCGTCAGTTCTCTTACCGCCGTGGCAAAGGACTACAAGGGTGCTCTTCTCACACGATTCTTTCTCGGTGTTGTAGAAGCCCCTTACTATCCAGGTGCTCTGTACATGCTGTCGACTTTTTATACGCGAAAGGAGCTGGCTACTAGAATCAGTATCCTTTACTCTGGCAATGTCCTTGCTTCTGCATTTGCTGGACTCATCGCTGCGGGTGTTTTTAAAATGGATGGCATGTCAGGAATTTCCGGGTGGAAGTGGCTCTTCATAATTCAGGGTGCTGTTACATTTGTCGTCGCCATCGTGGCCTGCTTCACTCTCCCAGACACACCGTTGACGACCCGATGGCTCACCCCTGAGCAACGACAACTCGCCCACGATCGCGTTCTTCGAGATACAGTCGGCGAAAAAGGCGACGGTAACCCTTGGAACGGTCTTCGCGAAGCTATCGTCGACCCCAAAGTCTGGGTCTTTATCATCCTTCAGCATCTTCACCTTGCCACCAACGGCTTCAAGAATTTCTTCCCCACCATCGTCGACACGCTTGGCTTCAATACTACCATCACTCTGGTCTTGACATGCCCTCCCTTCTTGATTGCTGGAGCCCTCTCGATTCTTTGGGCCAAGTCTTCGGGCCACTTCAACGAGAGTACCTGGCATATCACCATCTCAAAGATTGTTGCTACCTTTGGTTTCGTCCTTGGCTGCGCTACATTGAACACTGGCGCCCGGTATTTTGCCATGTGTGTCTTTACCATCGGAACATATGGTGTTAATTCAATTCTTCTCGCCTGGGTCGGAAACACCTGTGGTCAgacaaaggagaagaaggcttctgctttggctttggccaACGTCAGTGCTACGCTCAGTCTGATCTGGACCCCT TACTTGTGGCCCAAGTCGGAAGCCCCTCGATATGTCCTGCCTCTTTCTAGCAGTGCAGGTTTCGCCGTCGCGTGTATTGCTGGTGTTTGGCTTATGAGATGGATGTTGGTCAGAGCAAACAGGAAGATTAGACAGACCGACTCTGAGGCTACTCTATTTTATGCTTACTAG
- a CDS encoding hypothetical protein (TransMembrane:5 (o6-30i44-61o67-83i95-112o140-159i)~BUSCO:47267at5125) — protein MWILPLVGYVGTLLGFSFLTLAIASGLYYLSELVEEHSVIAKRFLTRLIYSVIGIQLFLWLVDGFPFFSSILTIISHIVYLGNMRRFPFVKLTDPLFLASCVLVLVNHYVWFRHFTDAQSRAYQRTSFYDKADVPSFAQISSYFALCVWLVPFSLFVSLSAGDNVLPTMGTEPVHGLDGRGKPQGMIKAIVGQIRGGIGQIFGSNASPGLARP, from the exons ATGTGGATTCTACCTCTTGTCGGCTACGTGGGAACCCTTTTGGGTTTCTCCTTTTTGACTCTCGCTATCGCATCTGGTCTTTATTACCTGTCCGAGCTCGTCGAGGAGCATAGCGTCATCGCGAAGCGCTTCCTTACGCGACTTATCTACAGCGTCATTGGGATTCAACTGTTTCTGTGGCTCGTTGATGGattcccttttttttcttcaatCTTGACGATTATCTCGCATATCGTCTATCTGGGCAACATGAGACGCTTCCCTTTTGTGAAGCTCACAGATCCTCTCTTCTTGGCTTCATGTG TTCTTGTCCTAGTTAACCACTACGTATGGTTCCGCCACTTTACCGACGCACAGTCCCGTGCCTACCAGCGAACCTCGTTCTACGACAAGGCCGACGTCCCCAGTTTCGCCCAGATCTCATCGTACTTTGCGCTGTGCGTTTGGCTCGTACCTTTTTCGCTATTCGTCAGTCTGTCCGCCGGCGACAATGTCCTTCCCACAATGGGAACCGAGCCTGTTCATGGACTCGATGGAAGGGGCAAGCCTCAGGGTATGATCAAGGCTATTGTTGGTCAGATTCGTGGAGGAATTGGTCAAATCTTTGGATCCAATGCGTCGCCTGGACTTGCTCGACCGTAA
- a CDS encoding hypothetical protein (SECRETED:SignalP(1-17)): MVSVSITKALFLLVTGAWHPPACYNHLKADLASLGYDCVIPQLPSMGNNTNGVTWEADRDEVVSVAMPYFEQGREVILVGHSYGGVPATVATEGQGVADRAEKGLLGGFSSVIFLTAFAAPARGMDLLGMFGGEWPEWLDTGKPYIKNQITRINEKGIPLLYNDATEGEAKRIFDLLLPHSQDAFETPLTWSASDITIPKTFLICEDDIAFRAEFQEQLIESIPGMREARIAAGHSPFVGKSMQLARKLVEIVEDTV, translated from the exons ATGGTCTCTGTGAGCATCACTAAAGCACTCTTTCTCCTCGTCACTGGCGCCTGGCATCCACCAGCCTGCTACAATCATCTCAAGGCCGACCTAGCCTCCTTAGGCTATGACTGTGTTATCCCGCAACTGCCCTCTATGGGTAACAATACAAATGGCGTAACATGGGAGGCTGACCGGGATGAGGTTGTCTCAGTAGCAATGCCGTACTTCGAGCAAGGAAGAGAGGTGATCTTGGTGGGCCATTCTTATGGTGGGGTGCCAGCCACCGTTGCGACTGAGGGCCAAGGAGTTGCAGACAGGGCCGAGAAAGGACTTTTGGGAGGATTCAGCAGCGTCATTTTCCTTACTGCTTTTGCTGCGCCTGCCAGAGGCATGGATTTGCTTGGCATGTTCGGCGGCGAGTGGCCAGAATGGCTAGACACAGGCAAACCGTATATCAAG AACCAAATTACTCGCATCAACGAAAAGGGAATCCCGCTTCTATACAATGATGCCACCGAAGGTGAAGCTAAAAGAATCTTTGATTTACTTTTGCCGCACTCTCAAGATGCTTTCGAGACCCCACTCACTTGGTCAGCTTCTGATATCACGATCCCAAAGACATTTTTGATCTGTGAGGATGATATAGCTTTTCGAGCAGAGTTCCAAGAGCAGCTCATAGAATCTATCCCTGGCATGAGAGAAGCGAGGATTGCGGCAGGCCACAGTCCATTCGTGGGGAAGTCAATGCAACTTGCGAGAAAACTCGTAGAAATTGTTGAGGACACAGTTTAG
- a CDS encoding hypothetical protein (TransMembrane:4 (i181-203o209-234i254-272o287-306i)) codes for MVGKRQWNADQGPRHRGQHVGEEARPQYDDGPRDLETGRYSYNGASKDSRPKPRIMKFQDAARTALEDARRGEIKRALLHGIDRSGLEKYRKTDEELKAMKNKKVRYFYEQQNERLNDWLEVDAVVMAIADDVLESMNPDPDHDGDQERCGGIQRVEGNIGELLPDEEKEKRRKAARKANWAININVIANILLLAGKTFAVFTTGSLSLVASLVDSALDLLCTLIVWSTSRLVLWRLHAMQRRFPVGKRRLEPLGILVFSIIMVISFLQILQESVSRLMPPHAEAEVLSWAAIASLLSTIVLKGAIGLGCRPIKSTQVQALVQDCKTDVIFNTLSLLFPFIGYRANVWWLDPAGAGLLSLFIIYDWGHTCFENVARLSGEAANDHTLKKLIYLAYRFAPVVAGFKNVTAYHAGDGVWVEFDLLLDEKTPLNRSHDIAETLQYCAEGLGEVDRAFVTTDYSVSGPLGHATDSEWNH; via the coding sequence ATGGTGGGAAAACGACAATGGAATGCCGATCAAGGTCCTCGTCATCGGGGTCAGCACGTTGGTGAAGAAGCACGCCCTCAATATGACGACGGTCCTCGCGATCTCGAGACCGGTCGCTACTCCTATAATGGAGCCAGCAAAGACTCACGACCGAAACCTCGTATCATGAAGTTCCAGGATGCTGCTCGAACAGCTCTCGAAGATGCACGTCGCGGCGAGATCAAGCGCGCCCTCTTGCACGGCATCGATCGGTCTGGTCTAGAAAAGTATCGCAAGACGGACGAGGAACTAAAAGCgatgaagaacaaaaagGTCCGCTATTTTTATGAACAACAGAATGAACGATTGAATGATTGGTTGGAGGTGGATGCTGTGGTAATGGCCATCGCGGATGACGTTCTCGAGTCGATGAACCCAGACCCCGATCATGACGGTGATCAAGAACGCTGTGGAGGAATTCAACGCGTCGAAGGAAATATCGGAGAGTTACTCCCTGatgaggaaaaggaaaagagacgAAAGGCGGCCAGGAAGGCAAATTGGGCCATCAACATTAATGTGATAGCCAACATTCTTCTTCTGGCTGGTAAAACCTTTGCTGTGTTCACCACCGGATCTCTTTCGTTGGTCGCATCACTCGTAGACTCGGCCCTGGATCTCCTTTGCACGCTGATCGTCTGGTCCACAAGTCGACTCGTCCTCTGGAGGTTGCATGCCATGCAGCGTCGATTTCCAGTCGGTAAACGACGTCTCGAGCCGCTGGGTATCCTGGTGttttccatcatcatggtCATTTCCTTCCTGCAGATTTTGCAAGAGTCTGTTTCGCGTTTGATGCCGCCGCACGCCGAGGCTGAGGTTCTTAGCTGGGCCGCTATTGCTTCTCTGTTGTCGACTATCGTCCTCAAAGGGGCTATCGGCCTTGGCTGTCGACCTATCAAGTCCACACAGGTGCAAGCTCTCGTGCAGGATTGCAAAACGGACGTCATCTTCAACACTTTGTCGCTGCTGTTCCCTTTCATCGGATATCGCGCCAATGTCTGGTGGCTCGATCCAGCAGGCGCAGGTCTGTTGTCTCTCTTCATCATTTACGACTGGGGCCATACCTGCTTCGAAAATGTGGCGCGGCTCTCTGGCGAAGCAGCAAACGACCACACCCTCAAGAAACTCATCTACCTCGCATACCGCTTCGCCCCTGTTGTGGCAGGGTTCAAGAACGTAACGGCATACCACGCAGGCGATGGTGTTTGGGTAGAATTCGACTTGTTACTCGATGAAAAGACTCCATTAAACAGATCACACGATATTGCAGAGACGTTGCAATACTGTGCTGAGGGTTTGGGTGAGGTGGATAGAGCGTTTGTTACGACGGATTATTCGGTTTCAGGACCGTTGGGGCATGCAACAGATTCAGAGTGGAATCACTAG
- a CDS encoding hypothetical protein (BUSCO:43532at5125), whose amino-acid sequence MSRPEDTLAADVHYDDTEARKYTTSSRIQNIQASMTRRALELLDLKSPSLILDIGCGSGLSGEILSSVEPEEGGPHTWIGMDVSPSMLDIALQRDVEGDLMLADIGQGVPFRAGTFDAAISISAIQWLCSAETSDTSPVGRLTRFFNGLYASLRRGGRAVCQFYPKNDDQRTMITQAAVKAGFGAGMLEDDPGTKNQKLYLVLTVGGGDLQKKGGDITGVVDGMEGVDVDDARRSIKAHAPNMSKGSKQWIVKKKEQMERKGKIVKATSKYTGRKRRIQF is encoded by the exons ATGTCTCGCCCTGAGGATACGCT TGCGGCCGACGTCCACTATGACGATACCGAAGCGCGAAAGTATACGACGAGTTCTCGAATCCAAAACATTCAAGCCTCCATGACAAGACGAGCACTAGAACTTTTAGATCTCAAGTCACCATCTTTGATCCTCGATATCGGGTGCGGCAGTGGTCTCTCTGGCGAAATTTTATCCTCTGTCGAACCCGAGGAGGGCGGCCCTCACACTTGGATCGGAATGGACGTTTCACCATCCATGCTGGATATTGCGCTCCAAAGAGATGTCGAAGGCGATTTGATGTTGGCGGATATTGGCCAGGGCGTTCCCTTCCGAGCAGGTACCTTTGACGCAGCCATCAGCATCTCGGCCATTCAATGGCTCTGCAGTGCCGAAACCAGCGATACATCTCCTGTCGGCCGCCTTACCCGCTTCTTCAACGGACTCTACGCATCTCTCAGACGCGGCGGTCGAGCTGTCTGCCAATTCTACCCCAAGAACGACGACCAGCGCACCATGATCACCCAAGCAGCCGTCAAGGCTGGTTTCGGCGCTGGTATGCTTGAAGACGATCCCGGCACCAAGAACCAAAAGCTGTACCTCGTACTCACTGTCGGTGGTGGTGATCTTCAGAAGAAGGGAGGCGACATTACCGGCGTTGTCGATGGCATGGAGGGTGTCGATGTTGACGACGCCAGACGGTCGATCAAGGCGCATGCTCCAAACATGTCCAAGGGTAGCAAACAGTGgattgtcaagaagaaggagcaaATGGAGCGCAAGGGAAAGATTGTCAAGGCGACGTCCAAGTATACGGGACGAAAGCGAAGAATCCAGTTTTAG
- a CDS encoding hypothetical protein (TransMembrane:7 (o12-33i45-68o88-115i127-149o174-196i208-229o249-268i)) yields MAAKTFAPDAGVMSSQFICFSVATILLICRLVSRKITHVNLWWDDYFAMTSWVAAALYFSFAVYWAIAMGLGHIKEELPLPEERVDEYARFGLFMAELLYATSLGFSKLAILGFYWRLFGSVAKIRIGIYILQGSTVIWLTIRTFMTIFHCVPVEAYWNHNIKNAVCEVDPAKFMFGTTLVHLMLEVAVLSLPVFQVKSLKLRTGQKVAVVAMFMFGIFVCIASIIVLYEAFTLNPKTTEMARDIRGVIIWAGVESYLAIISSCLPIIRPVFRKLLSGSLLSSKGNSTGPNPISGLTSSKGIKLTHMTRTKEVDDNSSQRELAGLEDGSSGDMDFHTYPERGGHSNTVVTSCVDERPGSNTTKPSPYGIQVKNETRVYYESSWKKEREAKNDVEAAEGSGSYVAADGVRY; encoded by the exons ATGGCTGCAAAGACTTTCGCTCCAGATGCTGGTGTTATGAGCTCCCAGTTCATCTGCTTTTCTGTCGCTACCATTTTACTCATATGTCGTCTGGTATCCCGAAAGATTACACATGTAAACCTGTGGTGGGATGATTACTTTGCTATGACTTCTTGG GTCGCTGCCGCTTTATACTTTAGTTTTGCTGTCTACT GGGCTATTGCCATGGGCCTTGGACATATCAAGGAAGAACTGCCTCTCCCAGAGGAAAGGGTTGATGAATACGCTCGTTTCGGTCTTTTCATGGCCGAACTGCTTTATGCCACATCGCTTGGATTCTCCAAACTCGCCATCCTTGGCTTTTACTGGCGTCTATTTGGCAGTGTTGCCAAGATAAGAATCGGAATTTACATCCTCCAGGGCAGCACTGTTATCTGGCTCACTATCCGTACTTTTATGACAATCTTCCACTGCGTTCCCGTCGAAGCCTATTGGAATCACAACATCAAAAACGCCGTGTGTGAAGTCGATCCTGCTAAATTCATGTTTGGCACGACTTTGGTTCATCTCATGCTCGAAGTTGCCGTTCTTTCGTTGCCTGTTTTTCAAGTCAAGAGTCTCAAACTTCGCACAGGTCAGAAGGTCGCTGTCGTTGCCATGTTTATGTTTGGTATTTT TGTCTGCATTGCTTCAATTATTGTTCTTTACGAAGCATTCACTCTCAACCCAAAGACAACCGAAATGGCAAGAGATATTAGAGGAGTTATCATTTGGGCTGGTGTAGAATCTTACTTGGCCATCATCTCTT CTTGTCTTCCTATTATTCGACCTGTCTTCCGCAAGCTTCTTTCAGGTTCCCTCCTCAGCTCCAAAGGCAACTCAACTGGTCCCAACCCTATCAGCGGATTGACCAGCAGCAAGGGCATTAAGCTTACCCACATGACCCGCACAAAAGAAGTCGACGACAACAGTTCGCAGCGAGAACTGGCTGGACTCGAAGATGGGTCATCCGGTGATATGGACTTTCATACCTATCCTGAGCGCGGTGGTCACAGCAACACTGTTGTCACTAGCTGCGTGGATGAACGACCGGGTAGTAATACCACCAAGCCATCACCATACGGCATCCAAGTCAAGAATGAGACTAGGGTGTATTATGAGTCTTCTTGGAAGAAGGAGAGGGAAGCCAAGAATGATGTAGAAGCTGCTGAGGGTTCTGGGTCATACGTCGCAGCCGATGGGGTACGATACTAG
- a CDS encoding hypothetical protein (TransMembrane:1 (o44-65i)) yields the protein MILGSSIGAWQGSRVLPREAKETCRNDMQSDTCEKPAMSTGELLVVLLIASLIVVCGIVALLCVFHRRKQRLDKLEDIKGVQELDDYGLAPIKPRPVKLPQAPPPTYDKTHEGKPNVTTDDNWDRTNRNSTDSLTPSLRQAMGVTARDTLSNN from the exons ATGATTCTCGGTTCCAGCATTGGCGCATGGCAGGGCTCTCGAGTTCTCCCCCGCGAAGCCAAGGAAACGTGCCGCAATGACATGCAGTCAGATACCTGCGAGAAACCCGCCATGTCAACAGGCGAACTATTGGTCGTTCTTCTCATCGCCAG TCTTATTGTCGTCTGTGGTATTGTTGCTCTTTTATGCGTCTTTCACCGGCGCAAACAACGCCTCGATAAACTCGAAGACATCAAAGGCGTTCAAGAACTCGATGATTACGGCCTCGCCCCCATCAAACCAAGACCCGTGAAATTACCCCAAGCACCACCACCGACGTATGACAAGACGCACGAGGGAAAGCCCAACGTGACGACAGACGATAATTGGGATCGAACAAATCGAAACTCTACAGACTCGTTAACGCCGTCACTTCGCCAAGCCATGGGCGTCACGGCCCGCGATACACTGTCCAATAACTAG